The Rhodocytophaga rosea genome has a segment encoding these proteins:
- a CDS encoding glycosyltransferase family 4 protein, which translates to MKVTLVNTFQFSGGAAVACYRLMQALNKNQVDASLLVQQQSFEDASVESIGDSFPGKQKAWLRFSADRFYFMLHEKNKGVRFAFSPANIGTDISQHPFIQQADIIHLHWINFGFLSLDSLQQLIDLGKPIVWTMHDMWAFTGGCHYSGECKRYLSHCHSCPFLRNPHPKDLSYRVFENKFALLANASISFVACSQWLAGLAKDSRLLKEFPIISIPNPIDTSTYTPANKTVVRKALSLPTNKKLILFGAFKITDPRKGFIYLLQALHLLQEKYPETSEELGLLVFGKTDQALMEELPFPVFSLGTITETSKLVQVYNAASVFVLPSLEDNLPNTVMESLSCGTPVVAFDTGGLPEMISHLSTGYLSEYKSAESLAEGIYEVLFKQDYTTLSRSARQKVLDTYSESAVAEKYKALYKNLLG; encoded by the coding sequence ATGAAAGTTACCCTCGTTAATACATTTCAGTTTAGCGGCGGAGCGGCTGTGGCATGCTACCGGCTCATGCAGGCATTAAATAAAAATCAGGTAGATGCCAGCCTGCTTGTGCAACAACAGAGTTTCGAAGATGCAAGTGTAGAGTCCATTGGTGATTCTTTTCCTGGAAAACAAAAAGCATGGCTCCGGTTTTCTGCCGACCGGTTCTATTTTATGCTGCATGAAAAAAACAAAGGAGTACGGTTTGCTTTTTCTCCGGCCAATATAGGTACTGATATCAGCCAGCACCCTTTTATTCAGCAGGCCGATATCATTCATTTGCACTGGATTAATTTTGGATTTCTGTCGTTGGATTCTTTACAGCAACTGATTGATTTAGGAAAGCCCATCGTCTGGACCATGCATGATATGTGGGCCTTTACCGGGGGTTGCCATTACAGCGGAGAGTGCAAACGATACCTAAGCCATTGCCATTCCTGCCCTTTCCTGCGAAATCCACACCCCAAAGATCTTTCGTATCGGGTATTTGAAAACAAGTTTGCCCTGTTAGCCAATGCTTCCATCTCTTTTGTTGCCTGCAGCCAGTGGCTGGCTGGGCTGGCAAAAGACAGCCGCTTGTTAAAAGAATTTCCAATAATTTCCATTCCTAATCCTATAGATACCAGTACTTATACTCCAGCTAATAAAACAGTTGTCCGGAAGGCTTTATCGCTGCCGACCAACAAAAAATTGATCTTGTTTGGAGCGTTTAAAATCACAGATCCCAGAAAAGGATTTATCTACCTGTTGCAGGCACTTCACCTGTTGCAAGAAAAATACCCTGAAACATCAGAGGAATTAGGATTGCTGGTATTTGGCAAAACTGATCAGGCTTTGATGGAAGAACTTCCTTTTCCGGTATTTAGCCTGGGGACCATTACCGAAACGTCGAAGTTGGTGCAGGTTTATAATGCAGCCAGTGTATTCGTACTTCCCTCTCTGGAGGATAATCTGCCCAATACGGTAATGGAATCTCTGTCCTGCGGTACACCGGTAGTAGCTTTTGATACAGGTGGCCTTCCGGAAATGATAAGCCATCTCTCAACCGGATACCTGTCTGAGTATAAGTCTGCTGAAAGTTTGGCGGAAGGCATCTATGAAGTTCTCTTCAAACAGGATTATACAACCCTCAGCCGGAGTGCCCGTCAAAAAGTACTGGATACCTATTCAGAAAGTGCAGTCGCAGAAAAATATAAGGCTTTGTATAAAAATTTACTTGGGTAA
- the nfi gene encoding deoxyribonuclease V (cleaves DNA at apurinic or apyrimidinic sites) encodes MYINYPKNWPQTASEAVALQQELRSQVVLTDQIGPVNHVAGVDVGFEEDGTVTRAAVVVLTFPELQLVESSLARKPTTFPYIPGLLSFREIPALLEALEQLQTNPDLILVDGMGIAHPRRLGIASHLGILIDKPTIGVGKSLLVGKYEMPAMEKGSWEPLIHKQETIGAVLRTRDKINPLFISTGHKVSLPTAIDYVMRCTTKYRLPETTRLAHNLASRKK; translated from the coding sequence ATGTATATAAATTATCCTAAAAACTGGCCTCAAACTGCCTCAGAAGCTGTCGCCTTACAGCAGGAATTACGTTCCCAGGTAGTGCTTACAGATCAAATAGGACCTGTAAATCATGTGGCTGGAGTAGATGTTGGTTTTGAAGAAGATGGTACGGTAACAAGAGCCGCTGTGGTGGTGCTCACCTTTCCAGAATTGCAACTGGTAGAATCGTCTCTGGCCAGAAAACCAACTACTTTCCCCTATATTCCAGGCTTACTTTCCTTCCGGGAAATTCCGGCTTTGCTCGAAGCACTGGAGCAACTGCAAACCAACCCTGACCTGATTTTAGTGGATGGAATGGGCATTGCACATCCCCGAAGACTTGGTATTGCCAGCCACCTAGGTATTCTGATCGACAAACCTACCATTGGTGTCGGAAAATCATTACTGGTAGGGAAATATGAAATGCCTGCTATGGAAAAAGGAAGCTGGGAACCGCTGATACACAAACAGGAAACCATCGGGGCTGTACTGCGGACCAGGGATAAAATCAATCCGCTGTTTATTTCCACTGGCCATAAGGTGAGTCTGCCGACAGCTATTGATTATGTGATGCGCTGTACTACTAAGTACCGTTTACCGGAAACTACCAGGCTGGCACATAATCTGGCATCGAGGAAAAAATAA
- a CDS encoding class I SAM-dependent methyltransferase, which translates to MFKTFLRIYKYQQFHINILSIFINPFYFIRKGLYQGIRQYAPMLKGRIMDFGCGSKPYRDLFTVDHYIGVDIEVSGHSHDKEEIDVYYDGKTIPFENNYFDGVFSSEVFEHIFNLDQILSEIHRVLKPGATALFTIPFVWDEHEIPYDYGRYASFGIRHMLEQKGFEILNLDKSTHFLEVWFQLWNLYLHNLIFTKNKYVNIFLNLIFIFPFTLIGIILTNILPKQRGLYHNSIVFARKK; encoded by the coding sequence ATGTTTAAAACCTTTCTCAGGATTTATAAATACCAGCAGTTTCACATCAATATTCTCAGTATTTTTATCAATCCCTTTTATTTTATCCGCAAAGGTTTATACCAGGGAATCCGGCAGTATGCCCCCATGCTCAAAGGCAGGATCATGGATTTTGGTTGTGGAAGCAAACCATACCGGGATTTATTTACCGTTGACCATTACATTGGCGTTGATATAGAAGTGAGTGGCCATTCCCACGATAAGGAAGAGATTGATGTGTATTATGATGGCAAAACCATTCCATTCGAAAATAATTATTTTGATGGTGTATTCAGCAGTGAGGTTTTTGAGCATATTTTTAATTTAGACCAGATTCTTTCAGAAATACACCGGGTATTGAAACCAGGGGCTACTGCCTTGTTCACGATTCCTTTTGTGTGGGACGAACATGAAATACCATACGATTATGGACGCTATGCTTCTTTTGGCATCCGCCATATGCTGGAGCAAAAAGGATTTGAGATATTAAACCTGGATAAATCCACTCATTTTCTGGAAGTATGGTTTCAGTTATGGAATCTATATCTGCACAACCTGATATTTACAAAAAATAAATACGTGAACATTTTTCTGAACCTGATTTTTATATTTCCTTTTACCCTGATTGGAATTATCTTAACCAATATTTTACCCAAACAACGGGGATTGTATCACAACAGCATTGTTTTCGCCCGTAAAAAATGA
- a CDS encoding AAA family ATPase, with translation MSGKLLADYPVVQDYREYFDAMKSTMQDRIHHQEGDVYTHTEMVLNALLNLEEYKHLSRYEKLILEYTTLFHDIAKPATYTLLDDNRITHPRHGSMGANIARQILDKENYKFHFISAVYYTVLFHGYPFWLFQKENPFRTVITTSLLTSNKLLYIFAKADLLGRVCGDAEDMLYKLELFKEYCLDHDCYDTPKSFASDYDRFYYFNVNDSYPDTELYHQYAFNIYMMSGLPASGKDSYIHRRWGGELPIISLDDIREELDIAPTDNQGRVIRLAKEKSKEYCRKKQSFIWNATNISRNMRSQLIDTWLPYHPKINIIFLFKNINQVLIDNAGREKEFKISSSKILAMHQKVQFPTEMECHNLEVVL, from the coding sequence ATGTCTGGGAAATTATTAGCTGACTATCCGGTGGTACAGGATTACCGGGAATATTTTGATGCCATGAAGTCTACCATGCAGGACCGTATTCATCACCAGGAAGGAGATGTGTATACGCATACGGAAATGGTACTGAATGCACTATTAAATCTGGAAGAATACAAGCATCTTTCCAGATATGAGAAACTGATTCTGGAATACACTACGCTCTTTCATGATATTGCCAAACCTGCTACCTATACATTGCTGGATGATAACCGGATTACCCACCCCCGGCATGGTTCTATGGGTGCCAATATAGCCAGGCAGATTCTGGACAAAGAAAATTATAAGTTTCATTTTATTTCGGCTGTGTATTATACCGTCCTCTTTCACGGGTATCCGTTCTGGCTATTTCAAAAAGAAAACCCTTTCCGGACTGTGATTACTACCAGCCTGCTTACAAGTAATAAGCTGTTATATATTTTCGCAAAAGCCGACTTGCTGGGCAGGGTCTGCGGAGATGCAGAAGATATGCTTTATAAACTGGAATTATTTAAAGAATACTGCCTGGATCATGATTGTTATGATACTCCCAAAAGTTTTGCTTCCGATTACGACCGTTTCTATTATTTCAATGTGAATGATTCCTATCCGGATACAGAATTATATCACCAGTATGCGTTTAATATTTATATGATGTCTGGTTTGCCGGCATCCGGAAAAGACAGCTATATTCACAGGCGCTGGGGAGGGGAATTGCCAATAATTTCTTTAGACGATATCCGGGAAGAACTCGACATTGCACCCACAGATAATCAGGGCAGGGTAATTCGACTAGCCAAAGAAAAAAGCAAGGAATATTGCCGCAAAAAGCAGTCTTTTATCTGGAATGCCACCAATATCAGCCGGAATATGCGCAGCCAGCTGATAGATACCTGGCTTCCCTATCATCCGAAAATCAATATTATTTTCCTGTTTAAAAACATCAACCAGGTACTCATTGACAATGCCGGAAGGGAAAAAGAGTTTAAAATTTCCAGCAGCAAAATCCTGGCCATGCACCAGAAAGTTCAGTTCCCCACCGAAATGGAATGCCATAATCTGGAGGTGGTTTTATAG
- a CDS encoding RNA ligase family protein, with translation MTPPRFKYPRTFHLPYSLKKGADDKVLLSDEIFAGKPVVVTEKMDGENTTVYSDYLHARSIDSDWDESKRWLDRLRSMITHDIPAGWRLCGENLFYKHTIHYTHLETLFYVYSMWDENNSCLSWPQTLEWCKLLQLKPIPVIYEGIYSRQAILNAFHQYSASVPDPVEGFVVRIAEGFSYKDFSLSVAKFVTDTFQITTSKHWKYDVKELNQLRNNQNVWEIIS, from the coding sequence ATGACTCCACCCCGTTTTAAATATCCCCGTACCTTTCATCTGCCTTACTCCCTCAAAAAAGGGGCAGATGATAAAGTATTGCTTTCGGATGAGATCTTTGCTGGTAAACCTGTCGTAGTAACTGAGAAAATGGATGGAGAAAACACAACAGTTTATTCCGATTATCTGCATGCCCGCTCTATTGATTCGGATTGGGACGAATCCAAACGCTGGCTCGACCGGCTTCGCAGTATGATTACCCACGATATACCAGCTGGTTGGCGGTTATGCGGAGAAAACTTATTTTACAAGCATACCATTCATTATACACATCTGGAAACCTTGTTTTATGTTTATTCCATGTGGGATGAAAATAATAGTTGTTTATCCTGGCCACAAACATTAGAGTGGTGTAAACTATTACAACTAAAACCTATTCCAGTGATATATGAAGGAATATATAGCAGGCAAGCTATACTGAATGCGTTTCATCAATATTCTGCTTCGGTGCCTGATCCGGTAGAGGGATTTGTGGTGAGAATAGCAGAAGGATTTTCGTATAAGGATTTCAGTCTGTCTGTGGCTAAATTTGTTACGGACACTTTCCAGATCACAACCAGCAAACATTGGAAATACGATGTAAAAGAATTGAATCAATTAAGGAATAACCAAAATGTCTGGGAAATTATTAGCTGA
- a CDS encoding glycosyltransferase family 2 protein produces the protein MPESPLISIITVTYNAASVLEATIQSVIGQNFRNFEYIIIDGASTDGTLEIIRKYGEHISYWVSEPDKGLYDAMNKGLKAAKGKYVWFMNAGDKIYNKETLKLIFSQSMEADVLYGDALFFQADGKENGLRSQVTPHQLPANLNWKSLQYGMVVCHQSFIVKKEIAPLYDLSHPYSADVDWEIQCLKHARDIVHTGLVLCRYLTGGFSKKHLYRSLADRFDVLRSNYGIFQTLKSHVWITIRGIFFVLKRKKGY, from the coding sequence TTGCCAGAATCTCCATTAATTTCCATTATTACCGTTACCTACAATGCTGCCTCTGTACTGGAAGCTACAATCCAGAGTGTAATTGGGCAGAATTTCCGTAATTTTGAATACATTATTATTGATGGCGCTTCCACAGATGGCACCCTGGAAATCATCCGCAAATACGGGGAACATATCTCCTACTGGGTGAGTGAGCCGGACAAAGGATTATATGATGCCATGAACAAAGGCTTGAAGGCGGCCAAAGGCAAATATGTCTGGTTTATGAATGCGGGTGATAAAATTTATAACAAGGAAACGCTGAAACTGATATTTAGTCAGTCAATGGAAGCGGATGTATTGTATGGCGATGCTTTATTTTTTCAGGCAGACGGAAAAGAAAATGGTCTGCGAAGCCAGGTAACGCCTCATCAGTTACCCGCTAACCTCAACTGGAAATCTTTGCAATACGGAATGGTGGTATGTCATCAATCGTTTATTGTAAAAAAAGAAATTGCTCCCTTATATGATCTGTCGCATCCGTACAGCGCCGACGTAGACTGGGAAATTCAATGCCTCAAACATGCCAGAGACATTGTTCATACCGGCCTGGTATTATGCCGCTATCTTACCGGCGGATTTTCAAAAAAACATCTCTATCGTTCTTTAGCCGACCGGTTTGATGTGCTGCGGTCTAATTATGGAATATTCCAAACGCTTAAAAGTCATGTCTGGATTACCATTCGGGGGATTTTCTTCGTATTGAAGCGCAAAAAAGGGTATTAG
- a CDS encoding acyl-CoA thioesterase: MDKELVKELESELIIRFQDCDPFGHLNNAKYLDYFFNARADQTLLYYGWSPLKLSQEFDAHWVVTHHQISYLRPAMFGETVAVKTSLIYFDHNSITTECQMLSQEKNGLKAMIWTTLRNVSMQTGKSAPHSEKLNQLLERMIIPDTHYTPLGFNDRLEQLKTHYKTIRGEV, from the coding sequence ATGGATAAAGAATTGGTTAAAGAGCTTGAAAGTGAACTCATTATCCGCTTTCAGGATTGTGACCCTTTCGGTCATTTGAATAATGCCAAATACCTGGATTATTTTTTTAACGCCCGTGCCGACCAAACCTTATTATATTACGGATGGAGCCCCTTAAAACTTTCGCAGGAATTTGATGCCCATTGGGTAGTAACCCATCATCAGATTTCTTACCTGCGTCCAGCCATGTTTGGGGAAACAGTTGCTGTAAAAACCTCGCTTATATATTTTGACCATAATTCCATTACCACCGAATGCCAGATGCTCAGCCAGGAAAAGAATGGATTAAAAGCCATGATCTGGACAACCCTAAGGAATGTGTCCATGCAAACCGGCAAAAGTGCTCCACATTCTGAGAAACTCAATCAATTACTGGAACGGATGATCATTCCGGATACACATTATACACCCTTAGGCTTTAACGACCGGCTGGAACAACTCAAAACTCATTACAAGACGATTAGGGGTGAAGTGTAA
- a CDS encoding dihydrolipoyl dehydrogenase family protein codes for MPQSPLYDIIVIGAGSAGLSIALPMHEFGFKVLLIDKSDHQIGGDCLNDGCVPSKSLIHVARQVYQANHSQEFGMNISGKVDMSKVWKYVKERQNIIRKHENAAFFRNMGIEVALGTASFVSADEIEVSGQVYKGKKIVIATGSRPKKLQIPGIEQVKWYDNQSIFAIDFLPDKLLVIGGGPIGVELGQAFSRLGSQVSIVHNKAHILDKEEPEITTILQERLLKEGITFHLQAEVLSFTNSNTVAVRQDDKQLSLTFDAVLVAAGRELNIESLQLSTAGIETENGNIKVNKYLQTTNKHVFVCGDVAGNLKFSHAAEQQATILLNNFLSPLKKPLDNKHMSWVTFTDPEVATFGYSLKELKDKKIAFEKLSLDFDEDDRAVVEDYQYGKLILYIEQKKLLNQNPKILGGTMIAPNAGELIQELILANSAGMGIEALFNKIYPYPTASAVNKRIILNKKREQLTPFVKKVLHTLYNI; via the coding sequence ATGCCTCAATCCCCTCTTTATGACATCATTGTAATTGGAGCTGGTTCTGCAGGACTCAGTATCGCCTTACCAATGCATGAGTTTGGCTTTAAGGTGCTCCTTATCGATAAATCAGACCATCAGATCGGAGGCGATTGCCTGAATGATGGCTGCGTGCCCAGCAAGTCGCTGATTCATGTGGCCAGACAAGTGTATCAGGCAAACCATTCTCAGGAATTTGGGATGAATATATCAGGAAAAGTGGATATGAGCAAAGTATGGAAATATGTAAAAGAAAGGCAGAATATAATCCGGAAACATGAAAATGCGGCTTTTTTCCGGAATATGGGTATAGAGGTAGCTTTGGGCACCGCCAGCTTTGTATCTGCCGATGAGATAGAAGTGAGTGGCCAGGTGTACAAAGGGAAAAAGATAGTGATTGCTACAGGTTCCAGGCCCAAAAAACTGCAGATCCCGGGAATAGAACAAGTAAAATGGTATGACAATCAAAGCATTTTTGCCATTGATTTTTTGCCGGATAAACTGCTCGTAATTGGAGGTGGTCCTATTGGCGTAGAACTTGGCCAGGCATTTAGCAGGCTAGGTTCTCAGGTAAGTATCGTTCACAATAAAGCCCATATTTTAGACAAAGAAGAACCTGAGATCACTACAATCCTGCAAGAACGACTATTGAAAGAAGGCATTACATTTCACTTGCAGGCAGAAGTACTATCATTTACAAATAGTAACACAGTAGCGGTCCGGCAGGATGACAAACAACTTTCGTTAACATTTGATGCTGTTCTCGTGGCAGCCGGAAGAGAATTAAATATTGAAAGCTTACAATTGTCAACAGCAGGTATTGAAACTGAAAACGGAAACATAAAGGTGAATAAATACCTGCAAACTACCAACAAACATGTATTTGTATGCGGCGATGTAGCCGGAAATTTAAAATTCTCTCATGCAGCTGAACAACAGGCTACTATTCTGCTCAACAATTTTCTTTCTCCACTAAAAAAACCACTGGATAACAAGCATATGTCCTGGGTAACTTTTACGGACCCTGAAGTAGCTACTTTTGGTTATTCACTGAAAGAATTAAAGGATAAAAAAATAGCCTTTGAAAAGCTGAGTTTGGATTTTGATGAAGATGACCGGGCGGTGGTAGAAGACTATCAGTATGGCAAACTCATCTTGTATATAGAACAGAAAAAGCTATTGAATCAGAATCCAAAAATCCTCGGCGGCACCATGATTGCTCCCAATGCCGGCGAACTCATCCAGGAACTCATTTTAGCTAACAGCGCTGGTATGGGTATAGAAGCCTTGTTTAACAAAATCTACCCCTATCCTACCGCTTCAGCTGTAAATAAACGTATCATTCTCAACAAAAAAAGAGAACAACTCACGCCCTTTGTCAAAAAAGTCCTGCACACCTTGTATAATATATAG
- a CDS encoding SPFH domain-containing protein, whose translation MGLWSKLTNEFIDIIEWVDPTNNTMVYRFPRYQNEIKNGAKLIVRESQVAILISEGRLADIYDMAGTYELTTQNMPILSTLRGWKYGFNSPFKAEVYFISTKQFTNLKWGTKNPVMLRDAEFGPVRLRAFGSYALRIQQDPTKFLLEVVGTDGEFSTEEISEQLRNIVVSRFVDILGESKIPILDLVANYDELSKYVTERITDDFDQYGLKVTKLLVENISLPPEVEAALDKRSSMGIIGNLNDYTQFQAANSLGKGGTGADALNAGIGLAMGSQMANKMNQPNQNSGSTPPPLPAESAYYVAVNGKQSGPFPISTLNQMAQQGNLQRESLVWKAGMPQWTAAKDIGELNNLFGSVPPPLPI comes from the coding sequence ATGGGCCTCTGGAGTAAATTAACCAACGAATTTATCGATATTATTGAATGGGTAGATCCGACCAATAATACCATGGTATACCGTTTTCCCCGCTATCAGAATGAGATCAAGAATGGCGCAAAATTAATTGTACGGGAATCGCAGGTCGCTATCCTCATCAGTGAAGGCCGGCTGGCGGATATTTATGACATGGCCGGCACGTACGAACTAACTACGCAGAATATGCCCATCCTTTCTACCCTGAGAGGCTGGAAATATGGCTTTAACAGCCCATTTAAGGCTGAAGTATACTTTATCAGTACCAAGCAGTTTACCAACCTGAAATGGGGTACCAAAAACCCGGTAATGCTCCGTGATGCGGAATTCGGTCCGGTACGCTTGCGGGCTTTTGGTTCGTATGCCCTCAGAATTCAGCAAGACCCCACCAAATTTTTACTGGAAGTAGTTGGAACAGATGGAGAGTTCAGTACTGAAGAGATCAGCGAACAATTACGGAATATAGTAGTTTCCCGGTTTGTTGATATACTTGGCGAAAGCAAAATTCCGATCCTGGACCTGGTAGCTAACTATGATGAACTTTCTAAATACGTAACGGAACGAATCACTGACGATTTCGACCAGTATGGACTGAAAGTAACCAAATTACTCGTAGAAAATATTTCCCTGCCACCAGAAGTAGAAGCCGCCCTGGACAAACGCAGCAGCATGGGCATTATTGGTAACCTGAATGACTATACCCAGTTCCAGGCAGCTAATTCATTGGGAAAAGGTGGCACCGGCGCTGATGCGTTGAATGCCGGAATCGGATTAGCGATGGGCAGCCAGATGGCCAATAAAATGAACCAGCCTAACCAGAACTCCGGTTCAACCCCACCCCCTTTGCCAGCAGAAAGTGCCTATTATGTAGCAGTAAACGGAAAACAAAGCGGCCCCTTCCCTATCTCTACCCTCAACCAGATGGCACAGCAAGGCAACCTTCAAAGGGAGAGTCTGGTATGGAAAGCCGGTATGCCTCAATGGACAGCCGCTAAAGATATAGGAGAACTCAACAATTTGTTCGGCTCTGTTCCTCCGCCGTTGCCAATTTAA
- a CDS encoding glycosyltransferase — MVSILIAARNEEHTILNCLQAIDNLSYPVEDLEILIGNDASEDRTEERINQYIRGRSHFKLINITHSVGYAKGKANVLAQLASQARGEYLFITDADIEVARHWVETMLQACQPETGIVSGTTAVKGSRMFDILQSLDWLYAQGLMYLSAQVNIPVSALGNNMMVSRKAYLATGGYENLPFSVTEDYALFREVVQRKFGFEQVVQEKALAYTEPAGDSREWLQQRKRWMKGAFQLPFYLVLPLLVQALFFPLLLILFFYFPWLAAGFLLVKTIFQAGILLWIINRLNQPRLLPYVWVFEPYFMVVSFASLLYYVWPGKIIWKGRKY, encoded by the coding sequence TTGGTTTCTATCCTGATTGCTGCCCGTAATGAAGAACATACAATACTCAATTGCCTGCAAGCCATTGACAACTTATCTTATCCAGTCGAAGATCTTGAAATTCTGATTGGCAATGATGCTTCTGAAGACAGGACGGAGGAAAGAATCAATCAATATATTCGGGGAAGATCACATTTTAAGCTAATTAATATTACTCATTCAGTTGGATATGCTAAAGGAAAAGCCAATGTATTGGCGCAACTGGCATCACAAGCCAGAGGAGAATATTTATTTATTACCGATGCAGATATAGAAGTTGCAAGGCACTGGGTAGAAACCATGCTGCAAGCCTGCCAGCCGGAAACAGGTATTGTAAGTGGTACTACAGCAGTAAAGGGGAGCCGCATGTTTGATATACTGCAATCCCTCGACTGGCTTTATGCCCAGGGACTGATGTATCTGTCAGCACAAGTTAACATTCCTGTATCGGCTCTGGGAAACAATATGATGGTGAGCCGGAAGGCTTACCTGGCAACTGGCGGCTATGAAAATCTGCCTTTTTCGGTGACCGAAGATTATGCTTTGTTCCGGGAAGTTGTACAGCGCAAGTTCGGTTTTGAACAGGTTGTACAAGAAAAGGCTCTGGCTTATACAGAACCTGCCGGAGATAGTAGGGAATGGTTACAGCAGCGGAAGCGCTGGATGAAAGGTGCATTCCAACTGCCTTTTTACCTGGTATTGCCTTTACTTGTACAGGCTTTGTTTTTTCCGCTTCTACTAATTTTGTTCTTTTATTTCCCCTGGCTGGCTGCAGGATTTCTTTTGGTGAAAACTATCTTTCAGGCAGGTATATTGCTATGGATAATTAACCGCTTGAATCAACCCAGGCTGCTGCCTTATGTATGGGTGTTTGAACCCTATTTTATGGTAGTTTCATTTGCCAGCTTATTGTATTATGTCTGGCCGGGAAAGATCATATGGAAAGGAAGGAAGTATTAG
- a CDS encoding HepT-like ribonuclease domain-containing protein, with translation METREEDRIHLLGIADSIREIQGYLGRADYDTYAQREDIRESVIGQLNQIGGAAAMLSDEFKDKYADVDWDVLKGLQYAHFDQELELDLHPQWHIVKNDLPIVMDDIMDLLTNIEREEAMEAEIGPADEPVENPGAMPYFTENVADLRETRMEFDDDDAFDDDEEDDFDDDIFDENVDVDNLDMEDDSFIDRRFTDDDLMDDSSLDDDVFDDDEEEELDDDEF, from the coding sequence ATGGAAACTCGAGAAGAAGATAGAATACATTTATTGGGCATAGCCGACTCTATCCGGGAAATACAAGGGTATCTCGGACGGGCAGATTATGATACCTATGCTCAGCGTGAAGACATTCGTGAGTCGGTGATTGGTCAGTTGAATCAAATCGGCGGAGCAGCTGCTATGCTTTCCGACGAATTCAAAGATAAATATGCCGATGTAGACTGGGATGTACTGAAAGGATTACAGTATGCCCATTTTGATCAGGAACTCGAACTGGATCTACACCCCCAGTGGCACATCGTAAAAAATGATCTACCTATAGTAATGGATGATATAATGGATTTGCTTACCAACATAGAACGCGAAGAAGCTATGGAGGCTGAAATAGGCCCTGCCGATGAGCCGGTAGAAAATCCTGGTGCGATGCCTTATTTTACAGAAAATGTGGCCGACCTGCGCGAAACCCGAATGGAATTCGATGATGATGATGCTTTTGACGATGACGAAGAAGATGATTTTGATGATGATATCTTCGACGAAAACGTAGATGTGGATAACCTTGATATGGAAGACGATAGCTTTATAGACCGCCGTTTCACCGATGATGACCTGATGGATGATTCTTCGCTGGACGATGATGTATTCGACGATGATGAAGAAGAGGAACTCGATGACGATGAATTTTAA
- a CDS encoding FeoB-associated Cys-rich membrane protein, protein MIEQIVIGIIFILALGYLFQVVRKNFSTKQTSGCAKGCGTCSASEVKTVEAKKTERKLVQV, encoded by the coding sequence GTGATTGAGCAAATTGTCATCGGCATTATTTTTATCCTGGCTCTGGGCTATCTGTTCCAGGTAGTCCGGAAGAACTTCTCTACCAAACAAACTTCCGGCTGCGCAAAAGGCTGTGGTACCTGCAGTGCTTCGGAAGTAAAAACCGTGGAAGCTAAAAAAACCGAAAGGAAATTAGTTCAGGTTTAA
- a CDS encoding class I SAM-dependent methyltransferase, which produces MVSNIIATVFNDRIPNIRKLGREPFRFRLKNPYIQGRRLAEVFWGIHENKEIRFIQKYLRKDTDTIELGSSVGVLSTHIRYKVNADKKFISVEANPNLISTIETNLKHNSFGKPYLVNNYALSYGSPMVEFAVNADTGVSQIFSKNNTRKI; this is translated from the coding sequence ATGGTTAGTAACATAATTGCTACAGTTTTCAACGACCGAATTCCAAATATCCGAAAGCTAGGGAGAGAGCCTTTCCGCTTCAGGCTTAAAAACCCCTATATACAAGGAAGACGGCTGGCTGAGGTATTCTGGGGTATCCATGAGAATAAAGAGATCCGTTTTATTCAGAAATATTTAAGGAAGGATACAGATACCATTGAATTAGGCAGTAGTGTAGGGGTGCTTTCCACCCATATCCGCTATAAAGTAAATGCGGATAAAAAATTTATTTCTGTCGAAGCAAATCCGAATTTAATCTCAACTATTGAGACAAATCTGAAACACAATTCTTTTGGCAAACCGTATTTAGTTAATAATTATGCCTTGAGTTATGGGTCACCTATGGTGGAATTTGCTGTAAACGCCGATACTGGCGTATCGCAGATTTTCAGTAAGAACAATACCAGAAAAATATAG